The following coding sequences are from one Granulicella sp. L56 window:
- a CDS encoding gamma carbonic anhydrase family protein encodes MIRSYQGVTPVVPGSCYVDASAQVIGDVVLGEQASIWMNAVVRGDVNSIRIGAKSNVQDCAVLHGMRNLYPVIVGEMVTIGHNATVHGCVLEDAVLVGIGATILNNAHIGKGSIIAAGAVIPEQMVIPPNSLVAGVPGKIRRTLGDEDRKMILKYAQNYLDYTAIYLAEK; translated from the coding sequence ATGATTCGGAGCTATCAGGGAGTTACGCCGGTTGTGCCGGGAAGTTGCTATGTCGATGCCTCGGCACAGGTGATTGGCGACGTGGTGCTGGGCGAGCAGGCCAGTATATGGATGAACGCCGTGGTGCGGGGAGATGTGAACTCCATCCGCATCGGCGCGAAGAGCAACGTGCAGGACTGCGCCGTGCTTCACGGGATGCGGAATCTGTATCCGGTGATTGTGGGGGAGATGGTGACGATTGGCCACAATGCCACCGTGCATGGGTGCGTGCTCGAAGATGCGGTGTTGGTGGGGATTGGCGCGACGATTCTGAATAACGCTCACATCGGCAAGGGCAGCATCATCGCTGCGGGCGCGGTAATTCCGGAGCAGATGGTGATTCCGCCGAACTCATTGGTGGCTGGCGTGCCGGGAAAGATTCGCCGGACGCTGGGGGATGAAGACCGCAAGATGATCCTGAAGTACGCGCAGAACTATCTCGACTACACCGCCATTTATCTGGCCGAAAAATAG
- a CDS encoding SGNH/GDSL hydrolase family protein, with product MKMLARTLLLACVPFVTANVFAQTTVVAAPAVDNATAKQIADMQAKLKDWPNLARYRDENAALAPVAAGEQRVVFYGDSITDGWGRRPETGTFFPGKPYINRGISGQTTPQMVVRFRQDVIDLHPAVVLILAGTNDVAGNTGPMTPEMTEDNFSSMADLAHANGIKVILASITPAFDYPWKRGMEPAPKIRAINAWLKNYCGQHGYTYLDYYTSLTDSEGGMKPGISFDGVHPNAKGYAIMAPLAQAAIDKALETK from the coding sequence ATGAAGATGTTGGCCCGTACCCTTTTGCTGGCTTGTGTGCCGTTTGTGACTGCGAATGTTTTTGCTCAAACAACTGTTGTGGCAGCTCCCGCAGTCGACAACGCGACGGCGAAACAGATCGCCGACATGCAGGCGAAGCTGAAGGACTGGCCTAACCTTGCGCGGTATCGGGATGAAAATGCTGCGTTGGCTCCGGTGGCTGCGGGCGAGCAACGTGTGGTGTTCTATGGCGACTCGATTACCGATGGCTGGGGACGGCGGCCGGAGACGGGCACCTTCTTTCCGGGCAAGCCTTATATTAACCGCGGCATCAGCGGACAAACAACGCCGCAGATGGTGGTGCGGTTTCGCCAGGATGTGATCGACCTCCATCCAGCAGTAGTACTGATTCTGGCAGGGACGAACGACGTTGCCGGAAACACCGGGCCGATGACGCCGGAGATGACCGAGGACAACTTTAGCTCGATGGCCGATCTGGCGCACGCGAACGGCATCAAGGTAATTCTGGCCTCAATTACGCCTGCGTTTGACTATCCGTGGAAGCGTGGGATGGAGCCTGCTCCGAAGATCCGTGCCATCAACGCGTGGCTGAAGAACTATTGCGGACAGCATGGATACACCTACCTGGACTACTACACGTCGCTCACTGATTCTGAAGGCGGCATGAAGCCGGGCATCAGCTTCGATGGCGTGCATCCGAATGCGAAGGGCTATGCCATCATGGCTCCACTGGCGCAGGCTGCAATCGACAAGGCGCTGGAGACGAAGTAG
- a CDS encoding GDSL-type esterase/lipase family protein, which yields MTVTRILAKVFSVVVLLPVVLWGQAPASTAPSATDMAKEVATMRSKLADWPQLEHYRAANAALQPVAAGEQRVIIYGASVAEYWGTRGGPFFPGKPYLNRGIGGQTSSQMLVRFRQDVIHLHPAAVVFLESTNDISQNMEPQVSEDNYQSIAELAKANGIQMILTSITPSDHFLWNPGMHPAEIIRTRNAWLKEYAASHSLIYVDFFPALANADGGMKADLTIDGVHPNKEGYALMAPLVQAAIDQALGGK from the coding sequence ATGACTGTTACGCGTATTCTCGCCAAAGTATTTTCTGTTGTGGTTCTTTTGCCGGTTGTGCTCTGGGGACAAGCTCCCGCGTCTACGGCCCCTTCTGCAACCGATATGGCGAAAGAAGTTGCCACGATGCGGTCGAAACTGGCGGACTGGCCTCAGTTGGAGCACTATCGCGCAGCGAATGCGGCGTTGCAGCCGGTGGCGGCGGGCGAGCAGCGCGTGATCATCTATGGAGCATCGGTGGCAGAGTATTGGGGAACGCGTGGTGGCCCATTTTTTCCAGGGAAGCCCTATCTCAACCGGGGCATCGGCGGGCAGACGTCGTCGCAGATGCTGGTGCGGTTTCGGCAGGATGTGATTCATCTGCATCCGGCGGCGGTCGTGTTTTTGGAGAGCACGAATGATATCTCCCAGAATATGGAGCCGCAGGTGTCGGAGGACAACTACCAGTCGATCGCGGAACTGGCGAAGGCGAATGGGATTCAGATGATCCTTACCTCGATTACGCCTTCGGACCATTTTCTCTGGAATCCCGGGATGCATCCGGCGGAGATCATTCGGACGCGAAATGCGTGGCTGAAGGAGTATGCCGCCAGCCATTCGTTGATTTACGTCGATTTCTTCCCGGCGCTGGCGAATGCAGACGGCGGCATGAAGGCCGACCTCACGATTGATGGCGTTCATCCAAATAAGGAAGGCTATGCGCTGATGGCTCCGCTGGTGCAGGCGGCCATCGATCAGGCGCTTGGTGGGAAGTAA
- a CDS encoding PEP-CTERM sorting domain-containing protein, producing MRIVSPRLVLGLLLLAAVPAALADTVTWATWNEPTIINPIAGVVSGSIGSVNVTYVGELQFVNASNTGKFNYFQPLSTYVGGVVGNAPTDGGMIGIDGNNATTDTFTFSTPVSGLVFSVVSLGQSSVGTQYTFDDGFSIVACGGNIVYGGGCITQSGDTMIGHEGDGTIVFSGGPITSLSFTSANPEYWNGFTIGLLPQQTTPTPEPGTITLLGTGVLGLIGVARRKFLA from the coding sequence ATGCGCATCGTGTCTCCCCGCCTCGTCCTTGGCCTCTTGCTATTAGCCGCTGTTCCCGCCGCCCTTGCAGATACAGTCACCTGGGCTACCTGGAATGAACCGACGATCATCAACCCTATCGCTGGAGTCGTATCCGGAAGCATCGGCAGCGTCAACGTCACGTATGTCGGCGAACTCCAGTTCGTCAACGCTTCGAATACCGGCAAGTTTAACTACTTTCAGCCCCTGTCCACCTACGTCGGCGGAGTCGTGGGCAACGCTCCCACGGATGGCGGCATGATCGGCATCGACGGCAACAACGCCACGACCGACACTTTCACCTTCTCTACTCCGGTCAGTGGCCTTGTCTTCTCTGTGGTGAGCCTCGGCCAGTCCAGCGTCGGCACGCAATACACCTTCGACGATGGCTTCAGTATCGTCGCCTGCGGCGGAAACATCGTCTACGGCGGCGGCTGCATCACCCAGAGTGGAGACACCATGATTGGCCATGAGGGAGACGGAACCATCGTCTTCTCTGGAGGGCCCATCACTTCGCTCTCTTTTACCTCTGCGAATCCCGAATACTGGAACGGCTTCACGATTGGCCTTCTACCGCAACAAACAACTCCAACACCCGAGCCTGGGACGATTACCCTTCTCGGAACCGGCGTTCTGGGTCTGATCGGCGTCGCCCGCCGCAAATTCCTGGCCTGA
- a CDS encoding sugar phosphate isomerase/epimerase produces MQRGISTHVFLQQRLHSGLLDAMQKGGAQAIEVFAVRHHFDYADRSIVRDLAAWFRSNDVAATLHQPLYADAEWSRHVAPTLNLIDPEKSRRIDAMDEVKRAIESAEQIPFRAITLHLGLKDEPWNNRALENSLTAIEHLKAFAHPLGVKILLENLQNEVTTPEHLLEILRVGHFDNIGITLDVGHAHLSDGGIDAAFELLKPRIAELHLHDNQGTKDDHLWPGSGKIDWKNVAKHIATLPPTTSGILEIAHDLEETAESVTKKATDSWRLLDQTF; encoded by the coding sequence ATGCAACGCGGAATCTCTACACACGTTTTTCTTCAGCAACGCCTGCACTCCGGCCTGCTCGACGCCATGCAAAAAGGTGGCGCCCAGGCCATCGAAGTCTTCGCCGTCCGCCACCACTTCGACTATGCCGACCGCTCCATCGTCCGCGACCTCGCCGCCTGGTTTCGCTCGAACGATGTCGCCGCCACGCTGCACCAGCCTCTCTACGCCGATGCTGAGTGGAGCCGCCACGTCGCTCCCACGCTCAACCTCATCGATCCCGAAAAGTCGCGCCGCATCGACGCCATGGACGAGGTCAAGCGCGCCATCGAGTCAGCCGAGCAGATCCCCTTCCGCGCCATCACCCTTCACCTCGGCCTCAAGGACGAGCCGTGGAACAACCGCGCCCTCGAAAACTCCCTCACCGCCATCGAGCACCTCAAGGCATTCGCCCATCCTCTCGGCGTAAAGATCCTGCTCGAAAATCTGCAAAATGAAGTCACCACCCCCGAGCATTTGTTAGAGATCCTCCGCGTAGGCCACTTCGACAACATAGGCATCACCCTCGACGTAGGCCACGCACACCTGAGCGACGGCGGCATCGACGCAGCCTTCGAGCTGCTCAAGCCCCGCATCGCAGAGCTTCACCTGCACGACAATCAAGGCACCAAAGACGACCACCTCTGGCCCGGCTCCGGCAAGATCGACTGGAAGAACGTGGCCAAACATATCGCCACGCTGCCGCCGACTACATCAGGCATTCTCGAAATCGCCCACGATCTCGAAGAGACCGCCGAGAGCGTAACAAAGAAGGCGACTGACTCATGGAGACTTCTCGATCAGACGTTTTAG
- a CDS encoding TIM barrel protein, giving the protein MNRRQFSQLIAAAGVAQVLPRSQAQAPSSSQGFRFSVQLWTIEKQAPFDRCLEIVAAAGYEGVELIGEFRKWSADETRRIMAKMSSLHLHFDMISGVKSGFADPNGTKDFLADLKTQFEFAKALQSPQINLKSGPSIDGLSPEAQYAASVENLKRAADLAAANNIQFVLEPIDPIENPTMYMKSVSQGFAIVREVASPHVKVLYDFYHEQRAAGNLIEKLEQNIDLVGLVHIADVPNRNQPGTGEIDYNNIYKKLAQLKYDKFIAMEFFPTGDLLTILKAARLQALQAQASITK; this is encoded by the coding sequence ATGAACCGTCGCCAGTTTAGCCAATTGATTGCCGCAGCGGGTGTTGCGCAGGTGCTTCCTCGCTCTCAGGCCCAGGCCCCATCCTCTTCACAAGGGTTTCGCTTTTCTGTCCAGCTCTGGACCATCGAAAAGCAGGCCCCTTTCGATCGCTGTCTTGAAATCGTCGCTGCCGCCGGCTACGAAGGCGTCGAGTTGATCGGCGAATTTCGTAAGTGGTCCGCCGACGAAACTCGTCGCATCATGGCAAAGATGTCCTCGCTGCATCTCCACTTCGACATGATCAGTGGCGTCAAATCAGGATTTGCCGATCCAAACGGAACGAAGGATTTTCTCGCCGATTTGAAGACACAATTCGAATTTGCAAAAGCTCTTCAAAGCCCGCAGATCAACCTCAAGTCCGGCCCAAGCATCGACGGCCTGTCCCCTGAGGCTCAATACGCGGCGAGTGTCGAGAACCTGAAGCGTGCTGCCGATCTTGCCGCGGCCAACAACATTCAGTTCGTCCTCGAACCTATCGATCCCATCGAAAACCCAACGATGTATATGAAAAGCGTCAGCCAGGGATTTGCGATTGTTCGCGAGGTGGCAAGCCCGCACGTCAAAGTGTTGTACGACTTCTACCACGAGCAGCGCGCCGCCGGAAACCTCATCGAGAAGCTCGAGCAGAACATCGATCTCGTCGGCCTCGTCCACATCGCCGATGTGCCCAATCGCAACCAACCCGGTACAGGCGAGATCGACTACAACAATATCTACAAAAAACTCGCGCAGCTAAAGTACGACAAATTTATTGCGATGGAGTTCTTTCCGACAGGCGATCTCCTCACCATATTGAAGGCAGCGAGGCTACAGGCCTTGCAGGCGCAGGCTTCCATAACTAAATAA
- a CDS encoding dipeptidase, whose protein sequence is MPIKIFDGHNDVVQHLREYRPDGIDFLERSTGHLDLPRAEAGGMFGGFFALGVFAKYNAEQDLTVTETGYEVRMAEPLDRLSTYKEIALQLAALRSVEQRSLGKIRIATTVDQIEQARREDAFAILLHMEGADAIGPELGELSELYRSGLRSLGLVWSRPNIFGHGVPFAYPRSPDTGPGLTPAGKNLVRECNRLGIMLDLAHLNERGFWDVAALSTSPLVVTHTCVHAICPTARNLTDRQIAAIRASNGVVGMNFSVGDVRPDGHRNPDTPLTLVAEHIAYLVDRLGIDRVAIGSDFDGATIPAPIGDASGLPHLIDALRQHGFDDASLEKIASENWMRVLRLTLRQ, encoded by the coding sequence ATGCCGATCAAAATCTTCGACGGACACAACGACGTTGTTCAGCACCTCCGCGAGTACCGCCCGGACGGCATCGACTTTCTCGAGCGCTCCACCGGCCATCTCGATCTTCCTCGCGCCGAGGCTGGCGGCATGTTCGGCGGCTTCTTCGCGCTCGGTGTCTTTGCAAAATACAACGCCGAACAAGACCTCACCGTCACCGAAACCGGCTACGAAGTCCGCATGGCCGAGCCGCTCGACCGCTTAAGCACCTACAAAGAGATTGCTCTCCAACTCGCCGCGCTAAGATCTGTTGAACAGCGCTCCCTCGGCAAAATCCGCATCGCTACCACCGTCGACCAGATCGAGCAGGCCCGCCGCGAAGATGCCTTCGCCATCCTGCTCCACATGGAAGGCGCAGACGCCATCGGCCCCGAACTCGGCGAACTCAGCGAGCTCTATCGCTCCGGCCTGCGCTCGCTCGGCCTCGTCTGGAGCCGCCCCAACATCTTCGGCCACGGCGTCCCCTTTGCCTATCCGCGCTCGCCCGACACCGGTCCCGGCCTCACGCCTGCCGGAAAAAATCTAGTTCGCGAGTGCAACCGTCTCGGCATCATGCTCGACCTCGCCCATCTCAACGAGCGCGGCTTCTGGGACGTCGCCGCCCTCAGCACATCGCCGCTCGTCGTCACCCACACCTGCGTCCACGCCATCTGCCCCACGGCCCGCAACCTCACCGATCGCCAGATCGCCGCCATCCGCGCATCGAACGGTGTCGTCGGCATGAACTTCTCCGTCGGCGACGTCCGCCCCGACGGCCACCGCAATCCAGACACGCCGCTCACCCTCGTCGCCGAACACATCGCCTACCTCGTCGACCGTCTCGGCATCGACCGCGTCGCCATCGGCTCCGACTTCGACGGCGCCACCATCCCCGCGCCCATCGGCGACGCCAGCGGCCTCCCTCACCTCATCGACGCGCTGCGCCAGCATGGCTTCGACGACGCCTCCCTCGAAAAAATAGCCTCCGAAAACTGGATGCGCGTCCTCCGCCTCACCCTCCGCCAGTAG
- a CDS encoding asparagine--tRNA ligase: MEPNATTPTVATIASLSQHEGQTVTLRGWLYNLRASGKLLFPIFRDGTGTIQGIVPRAAVPEEVFETLKNLTLESSLTVTGKVRADSRAPSGYELDVENVEVVQRVPDETPFPISLKEHGVDFLMEHRHLWLRTPRQSAILRVRATIMRAASEYFDTNGFIRTDPPILTPNACEGTSELFEMDYFDNGKAYLTQSGQLYIEATALALGKVYSFGPTFRAEKSKTRRHLTEFWMIEPEVAYAGLDDIMDLAEAFITHIVTRVLESHRADLKVIGRDVSKLEPIIASSEHSTNQNAVILSEAKNPRISPEAPQTSTAAEAPIPAPTGVEGASAARSAFPRLSYDEAHAMLEKAYAEGKLENPHQYGDDFGSPDETYISSQFDRPVMVHRYPAAIKAFYMQPDPADPTKALCVDVLAPEGYGEIIGGSQRVDSYDLLKSRIEEHNLPLAAFQWYLDLRQYGSVPHAGFGMGIERVVAWLCGLDHVRETIPFARTLNRIYP, encoded by the coding sequence ATGGAACCGAATGCCACAACCCCGACCGTAGCCACCATCGCCTCTCTCTCGCAGCACGAAGGCCAGACCGTCACTCTGCGCGGCTGGCTCTACAACCTGCGCGCCTCGGGCAAGCTCCTCTTCCCCATCTTCCGCGACGGCACCGGAACCATCCAGGGCATCGTCCCCAGGGCCGCCGTTCCCGAAGAAGTCTTCGAGACGCTCAAGAATCTCACGCTCGAATCCAGCCTCACCGTCACCGGCAAAGTCCGCGCCGACAGCCGCGCCCCCTCGGGCTACGAGCTCGATGTCGAGAACGTCGAAGTCGTCCAGCGCGTCCCCGACGAAACCCCCTTCCCCATCTCGCTCAAAGAGCACGGCGTCGACTTCCTCATGGAGCACCGCCACCTCTGGCTGCGCACCCCGCGCCAGTCGGCCATCCTGCGCGTCCGCGCCACCATCATGCGCGCAGCTTCGGAATACTTCGACACCAACGGCTTCATCCGCACCGACCCACCGATTCTCACGCCGAACGCCTGCGAAGGCACCAGCGAATTATTCGAGATGGACTACTTCGACAACGGCAAGGCCTACCTCACCCAGTCCGGCCAGCTCTACATCGAAGCCACCGCGCTCGCTCTCGGCAAGGTCTACAGCTTCGGCCCGACGTTTCGCGCCGAAAAATCCAAGACCCGCCGCCACCTCACCGAGTTCTGGATGATCGAGCCCGAGGTAGCCTACGCCGGCCTCGACGACATCATGGACCTCGCCGAAGCCTTCATCACCCACATCGTCACCCGCGTGCTCGAGTCGCACCGCGCCGACCTCAAAGTCATAGGCCGCGACGTATCCAAACTCGAACCGATCATCGCCTCCTCTGAACACTCAACCAATCAAAATGCTGTCATTCTGAGCGAAGCGAAGAACCCCCGCATCTCGCCCGAAGCACCCCAAACATCAACCGCAGCCGAAGCGCCCATTCCCGCCCCAACTGGCGTCGAAGGCGCGTCCGCCGCCCGCAGCGCTTTCCCCCGCCTCAGCTACGACGAAGCCCACGCCATGCTCGAAAAAGCCTACGCGGAAGGCAAGCTCGAAAACCCGCACCAGTACGGCGACGATTTCGGCTCCCCCGACGAGACCTACATCTCCAGCCAGTTCGACCGCCCCGTCATGGTCCATCGCTACCCTGCCGCCATCAAGGCGTTCTATATGCAGCCCGACCCAGCCGATCCCACCAAGGCCCTCTGCGTCGACGTCCTCGCCCCCGAGGGCTACGGCGAAATCATCGGCGGCTCGCAGCGCGTCGACAGCTACGATCTATTGAAGTCCCGCATCGAAGAGCACAATCTCCCTCTCGCCGCCTTCCAGTGGTACCTCGACCTGCGCCAATACGGCAGCGTCCCACACGCCGGATTCGGCATGGGCATCGAGCGAGTCGTAGCCTGGCTCTGCGGCCTAGACCACGTCCGCGAAACCATCCCCTTCGCTCGGACCCTCAACCGAATTTACCCATAG
- a CDS encoding IPT/TIG domain-containing protein has translation MPGVWELRKVLFVSLFFSALIGCSGPQFQGSLSNRDGNGGGPIAPAGQPQVTSVSPATAVAGGGSFTLTVTGLNFAPTTAVLWDDNTSLTTTYVSPTVLRALVPASLIGRPDTVTITPSPLVSINYSANFTVTSAPLTGNPSLSAAMVPVQANDIAWNPANQQFYLSVASGNGSNANTITALDAQTGGLGASVSTGSQPDTLAISTDGTYLYAGLNDAGSVHRYTLPALQSDIDIPLGSETDGSYYAIDVAVLPGSPHSVAISRGIQSVNPHEQGGVLVYDDAVARAQSVPGYTFGKGPIDSLLWNPNGQGLYGIDTELGSGLYVMSVNPAGVQLQTQISAVGSALGNHLHFDSTTGYIYTDSGKVIDPATNSIVGTFPLTAVQGVFNGSTIMVPDGKLNIAYFLGQSISGGGYVIEAFDLTNFTLLGSTSVTNISGTPSRIIRWGNNGLAFLTGNASGAGVYLLSGGFVTSPAP, from the coding sequence ATGCCTGGAGTATGGGAATTGCGTAAAGTCCTCTTTGTCTCTCTTTTCTTTTCTGCTTTGATAGGTTGCAGCGGGCCCCAGTTTCAAGGCTCTCTCTCTAATCGCGATGGCAATGGTGGCGGTCCTATTGCACCAGCAGGCCAACCGCAAGTCACGTCGGTAAGCCCTGCCACAGCCGTGGCGGGAGGCGGCTCCTTCACGCTTACTGTGACGGGACTGAACTTCGCTCCGACCACGGCGGTGCTCTGGGACGACAACACAAGCCTGACGACGACTTATGTCTCTCCCACCGTCTTGCGCGCGCTGGTTCCGGCTTCGTTGATCGGCCGTCCGGACACGGTCACCATCACGCCATCGCCCCTAGTTTCCATCAACTACAGCGCCAACTTCACCGTCACCTCTGCGCCTTTGACAGGTAATCCTTCCCTCTCCGCGGCCATGGTTCCGGTTCAGGCGAACGATATCGCGTGGAATCCGGCGAACCAGCAGTTCTATCTCTCGGTGGCAAGCGGAAACGGAAGCAATGCGAACACCATCACAGCTCTCGATGCTCAGACTGGCGGGCTCGGTGCCTCCGTCTCTACAGGCAGTCAGCCAGATACGCTTGCCATTTCTACCGATGGCACGTACCTCTACGCTGGCTTGAATGATGCAGGCAGTGTTCATCGGTACACACTGCCCGCTTTGCAATCTGACATCGACATCCCTCTAGGATCAGAGACCGACGGAAGCTACTATGCAATCGATGTGGCGGTTCTGCCGGGAAGTCCTCACTCTGTAGCGATTTCTCGCGGAATCCAGAGCGTCAATCCTCATGAACAGGGGGGTGTCCTCGTCTACGATGACGCAGTCGCGCGTGCCCAATCTGTTCCCGGGTATACCTTCGGAAAGGGTCCCATCGACTCACTTCTTTGGAACCCGAACGGACAGGGCCTTTATGGCATCGACACCGAGCTCGGGTCTGGTCTTTACGTCATGTCGGTCAATCCAGCGGGCGTCCAACTCCAGACGCAGATCAGCGCTGTCGGATCGGCGCTCGGCAACCATCTCCACTTCGATTCGACCACCGGGTATATTTACACCGACTCTGGCAAAGTCATCGATCCTGCGACGAATTCCATCGTCGGAACCTTTCCCCTCACTGCCGTTCAGGGAGTATTTAACGGATCCACCATCATGGTGCCGGATGGCAAACTGAATATCGCCTATTTTCTCGGTCAATCGATCAGCGGCGGAGGCTATGTCATCGAGGCTTTCGATCTCACCAACTTCACACTGCTCGGTTCAACCTCTGTAACGAACATCTCAGGAACCCCTTCCAGGATAATTCGATGGGGCAACAATGGGCTGGCGTTTTTGACCGGCAACGCGTCCGGCGCAGGCGTCTATCTGCTCAGCGGAGGCTTCGTCACCTCTCCCGCACCGTAG